The genomic stretch TCGAGATCCGCGCCTCCGACGCGGCGCTGTCCGACTTCCTGCGCGGCGGCCTGGAAGATCCGGCCGCCGCCGCGGCGACCCGGGCGGAGAGGGCTTTCCTCAAGGCCCTCGGGGGAGGCTGTCAGATGCCGGTGGGGGCGCTCGGGGTCGTGGAGGGATCCGAGCTCTTCCTGCAGGGGGCGGTCGCCGCCCCGGACGGATCGCGGGTGCTGCGGGACGAGGAGCGCGGCGCCGCGGAGGGCGCCGAGTCGATCGGCAAGAAGCTGGGAGAACGGATGCTCGCCTCGGGCGCCGCGGATCTGATGGCGCCGGGATCGCGAGAGGCACCATGAGCGCTTCCGGACCGGCGGGACTGCCCTTGTCCGGCCGGCGCATCCTGGTCACCCGCTCTCCCGAGCAGGCGGGCGCGCTTTCCGATCTCCTGCAGGCCTCCGGCGCCGAGGCGGTCGAGATTTCGCTGATTCGCTTCGAGCCGCCCGATTCCTGGGAGCCGGCGGATCGCGCGATCGAGGCTCTGGAAGAGTTCTCCCTGGTCCTGTTCACGAGCGCCAATGCGGTCGACTGCTTCCTGCGCCGGATCGAGGAGCGCGGAGCGGATCCACGCCGGCTGGCTCGGGTCGAGCTGGCGGCCGTCGGGCCAAAAACGGCCGAGCGTCTTCTGCGCCGCGGCTTCGAGGTCAGCCGCCTTCCGGAGAGATTCCAGGCGGAGGGTCTCTTGGAAGCGTTGCGCGGAAGGACGATTCGCGGCGCGCGGATCCTGATCCCGCGGGCGCAGGAGGCCCGGGAGCTTCTGGTCGAGGCGCTCGAGCGGCGCGGGGCGAGCGTGAGCGTGGCGCCGGTCTACCGGACGCGGGCCGCCGAAGAGAATCGGCAAGCGTTGCGGGCGGCGCTCGAGAAGGGGGTCGACATGGTCACCTTCACCGCCTCCTCGACCGTGCTGCATTTCCTCGACCTGGCGGGGCCCAGCCGGGGCGTCCCCGGCGGCTTCCGGGTCGCCTGCATCGGGCCGGTGACCGCCGCATGCGCCCGCTCGCGAGGCCTCGTTCCCGACGTCGTCCCCCCCCGGAGCACGATCCCGGACCTCGCCGACGCGATCGTCGAGTACTACTCGCCCTCCTCCCCCTGAGCCCCGTCCCCGTCGCGCTCACGCCCAATTCACCGGCTCTTCACCGATCCGAAACCTGGCTGCAACGCCGCCAAGCGATCCTCCGGGGAGCCGCCGCGGCTTCGAGATTCCCGGGTGGCCGCGAAATCGGAGGGACCTCTCCATGGCCGGACATTCAACCCTCGACAGTTCATGGGCCCCCTGGTACCTCCGCGCCGTTCGAGACGCCGAGGAGCCGTCCGCCGCATCCGATCGCGAAGCCCAAGCTTCATGGGATCTGGTCCGATCACATCTCTTCTTCGTGGTGCGCGTGGCGAAACAGTACCGCCACCGCGGCCTTCCTCTCGAGGATTTGGTCAGCGAAGGCAATCTCGGCCTCATCGAGGCGGCCCGCCGCTTCGATCCCGATCGCGGGGTGCGCTTCATCAGCTGGTCGGTCTGGTGGATCCGCAAGGCGATGCGCAGCGCGCTCGACCGCCATTCGTCGTTGGTACGGGTTCCCGACCATCTTCTCCGGGACCTCCGGGTCGTCGAGGGGGCGGCGCGCAAGCTCTCGGAGAGGCTTGCGCGCCGGGCCGATCGAGGGGAAATCGCCAGGGAGACCGGCCTCCCGCCGAGCGCCGTGGAGCGCCTTCAGGTCATCGGGGGATCCGACGCCTCGTTGGAGGAATCGGCGGGATTTCGGGAGGGACGGACGCTCGCGGACCGGCTCTCCGCCGATTCGAGGACCGATCCGGAGCAGCTCTTTCTTCGCGGGCAAGAACGGGCGCTGGTGAGCGGCGCCCTGTTCCGTCTCGCGGAGAAGGAGCGCAGAGTCGTCGCCCTGCGGTTCGGCCTCGACGGAGAGGAAGCGCTCACCTTGAAGGAGACCGGCCATCGCCTGGGGCTGTCCCACGAGCGCGTGCGCCAGATTGAGTCCTGCGCCAAGGCGCGGCTCTTACGTATCCTGCTGCGTCAGCGCGCTGGTGGCGATTCGCGGCCCGCTTCGCGCCGTGCGGGAGCCCGCCGGCCGGCGGCTGGTTCTCGCGCGGCTGGCGCCGGCCGGGCGGCCTCGCGGGAACGGGCGCCCGGGCGGTCCGGGCGGTCCGGGGATCGGATGGTGCGGAACTGAACCTCCCGGTCGAAGACTCTTTGAAAAAGATCCGACTTCGCCTGGGCCCCGTGGATCTCGACGTCGACGTTCCGGGCCGAGAACAGCGTCAACCGGACGCGGCGGGGGTCGGCCTCGCCTCGGACCTCCCGGATGCCCAGGGAATGGCGCCGGTCGAGAGCGTCGGCGATCCTTAGCAAGGCGGAGAGCTGGCGGACCATCGTGCGATCGTCACGCTGGAGCTTGGCCCACTCCTCATGCTTCTTCCGGGGGACCGAGCGGCGGTGGTAACGGGCGATCAGGGCGATGATCTCCCGCTCGCGCGGCGTGAATCCGTCCAGGTTCGCGTGGGCGATCAGGTGGTAGCTGTGCTTGTGATGCTGCCGGTAGCTGACGACGTATCCGACGTCGTGCAGGAGGGCCGCGGCCGCCAGGAGGTCCCGTCCTTCGGCGGGAAGCCGGAGCGGCTTCGAAAGCTGGTCGAAGAGAGAGACCGCGATCCGCTGGACCTGCTCGCCATGATCCTGCTCGAAGCGCAGCGACCTGCCGAACGACTCGGCGGCGGAGAGCCGCTGAGGATGGGCCGGTGGAAGACCCGCCCGTCCCGGCACGCGTCCGATCAGGCGGCTCAGGAGGGCGTGTCGAATCCCCCGGGTGCTGACGCGCAGGACGTTCACCTTCAGGTGGAGCATGATCTCGCAGAGGATCGTCACGCCGGCGACGATGATGTCGGCGCGGTCCGGCGCCAGGCCGGGCATCCGCCGTCTTTCGTCGAGAGTGCGCCGCAGCAGCGCGTCCCGCAAGTGGAGGAGCTCGGCCTGCGTCATTTCGAAACCCTGGACGGATCGCCCCGAGAGCCCCTGGCGGGCCATCGCCATCTGCGCCACGGCGGTGGCGGTGCCGCCCGAGGTCACGACGAACTGCGGAGAAGGGTCGGGGGCGATGCGCTGCGCGTCGATCGCCTCGCGGACCGCCTTCCTCAGAGCCTTGAGCTCTTTGCCGCGCGTCGGGTCGGAGCGCAGGTATTCCTCGGTGAGGCCCACGCATCCCAGCTTGAGCGAATAGACCTGCCGGATGTGCCGTCCCAGGGCGAGGATCAGCTCGGTGCTCCCGCCGCCCACGTCGACCACGGCGCAGGGGTGATCTGCCAGGTTGAAGCTTCCGGCCGCGCTCTCGAAGGCGAGGCGAGCCTCCTCGGACCCCGAGATTACGCGAACCCTCAATCCCGTCTCGCTGCGCACCCGATCCAGGAAGGTCTGGCGGTTCGAAGCGTTCCGGATGGCGCTCGTGGCGACGACGGCCACCCTGTGGACGCCGCGCGCCCGGGCGATCTCCGCCATCCTCTTGAGCGCCTTCACGGCGCGCTGAATCGCCGACTCCGAAAGCCGCCCGGCCCGGTTGAGGCCGGAGGCGAGCCGGGCCACTTCGCGCTCGTCGTCCAAGATGCGGTAGGTCCGATTGGGGAGGGTCTCGACCACCAGCGATCGGATGGTGTTGGAGCCGATGTCGATGATCGCGAGCCGGCGCCGCTTCATCGGTCCGGCAAGCCGGCGCCGGCGAAGTCGGCGCGCACGTCGTCGGGCCGGAAGTCACCCAGGACTTTCCGGAACGAGGCGAGCCGGAGGCGCCGATCGCGCGCGATCCGCTCGATCAGCTCCTCGGCGCCGGCCGACGGGATCCTGCGGACCAGCTCCGAGAGAACGTCGAGATCGTGAATCCGTCCCAGCTCCTCCTGGACCTTCCGGGCCGTGGCGATCCCCGGTCGCGCGCCGCGCCAGCCGAGGTCCTCGAGGATCTCCAAGGCGTAGCGATAGCTTTTCACGGCGAGGCGCAGGCGGTGCAGCGCCTCCGCGTCTCCGGTCCGGGCCGGCGGGAGGCGGCCCAGAACTTCCCCCACCCGCAGCTCCAGGACCCGCCTGGCTCGCGGCGCGAGCTCGAATTCGCGCCGGCCGTCGAGGCCGGCCAGAAGGGCGCGGCTCCGCTTGCGCGCCCCGGCGACGGGCACCCCTTGGCGCCCCGTGGCCTTCCGGCGCAAGGCGGCGGTCTCGCTCCGCAGGCGATCCCGGAGCTGGTGGAGCATTCGGGAGGATTCGGGACCCCATTCCGAGCGCAGCAGGCTGACCATCTTGAGCGTCACGTCGGCGTTGCGAATCTCCCCGAGAGCTCGCCGGATGCGGCGCGCCCGGCGCGCCAGGCGGCGGCGGGCCCGCGCCGGCAGGCAGGGCTCGAAGAAGTCGAGCGCCTCCTGCAAGCGGCGGGTCGCGACCCGGAGATCGTGGATCGCGTCCGGATCGGAGCTGGCGCGGACCTTGGCGATCTGCCGCAACACCGTTGCGGAGCGGGAGCCCAGCAACCGCCGCAGCCGGCGGCGGGAGAGGCTGGAGTCGCGCGGCGGAGCGACCGGGGACATGACCTCCTCGAAAAGACCTATCTCGTTCATAGGATACAGGGTTGCGACTCCGGATCGTTAAGGGCCGGCAGCGATATTTTCAGGATTGTCACCGCTTCGTCACTTTTCAGGGCCGGGAGAATCGATTATAGTGGAATTCCTGACCGTAAAACCCCGGAGTCATAATGCCGTCTGGAAAGAGGAGCGCCCTCCGGAAGGGGCGACTCATCGTCGTCGAGGGGATCGACGGCTCGGGGAAGAGCACCCAGATCAAGCTGCTGCAGAAATGGCTGGAAGCCAGAGGCCAGCAGGCCTTCTTCACCGAATGGAACTCCTCGGCGCTCGTCCGCCAGGCCACCAAGCGCGGCAAGAAGAAGAACCTCCTCACCCCGACCACCTTCAGCCTCCTGCACGCCACCGATTTCGCCGATCGCCTCACGTATCACATCATTCCCTATCTGAAGGCCGGCATGACGGTCCTGGCCGATCGCTACGTCTACACCGCGTTCGCGCGCGACATCGCCCGGGGGGTCGACGCCGCCTGGGTGCGCGATCTCTATTCGTTCGCGGTCGAGCCGGACGCCGTCTTCTATTTCAGGGTGCCAATGAACATCGCGGTGGAGCGCATTCTCGGCACCCGGGCGAAGATCAAGTTCTACGAGGCGGGGATGGACCTGGGGCTCAGCCGTGATCCGGTGGAGAGCTTCCGCCTTTTCCAGGGCCGCGTCCTCGCCGAGTACGATCGCATGGCTCCCGAATATCGATTTCAGGTCATCGACGGCACGCGCAGCATCGACAGCCAGCAGCAGAAGGTCCGCGGCATCGTGGCGAGACTCTACGACCAGGCGCCGGAGATGGAGAGACGATGAGATCAATTCGCCCGGGAAAATCATACTTCGCGCACGGCCTCCCTTACACCGACATCGCCCGTCTGAACGGCACGCTCCTCACGCTGGAGGGGACCGACGGAGTCGGCCGCTCCGTCCAGGTGAAGATGCTCAAGGAATGGCTGGAGGTCCAGGGTTACGGGGTGATCGAGACCGGCTGGACCCGCTCGGAGCTGATGTCGGAGACGATCGGCGCGGCCAAGGCGGGCCACAACCTGAACGAGCTTACTTTCAGCCTCCTGTACGCGACCGATTTCGCCGACCGTCTCGAGAAGATCGTCATCCCGGCGCTGCGCTCCGGCTTCGTGGTCATCGCCGACCGCTACATGTACACCGCTTTCGCGCGCAGTGTGGTGCGCGGCGCCGATCCCGCCTGGATCCGCAACGTCTTCGGCTTCGCCCTGGTCCCTGACCTGACGCTATATCTGAAGATAGATGTCGACACGCTGATTCCGCGGATCCTGCGCAGCCGCGGCATGGACTACTGGGAGGCCGGGATGGATCTCCATTTCGGCTCCGATCTGTTCGAGTCCTTCCGCAAGTACCAGTGGCGGCTGATCCGGGAATACAACCGGATGGCGTCCGAGTTCGGCTTCGTGACGGTGAATGCGGCGGTTTCGATGGACGAGATTCAGGCCAGAATCCGGCGCAAAGTACAGGCGCTGCTGGAGCAGCGCAAGATCCAGACCCTCACCGAAGGGATCGAGACGCTGCGGCCCCTCCTCTTCGAGCCGGAGGTTTCGCGCCGGCGTCCAATCCGTGAGAGCCGCGCCTCCCGGGCGGCGCCGGCGGACCACGCTCCCGCCCCCTGACCGGACGCCTCTCTCGCCGGCCTGTCGGTTGTGCAACACCAGTACCCGCGGCCGCGGGGAGCTAGCGCTGCGATCGCGCCGCTCTCTCGACCTGCTCCAGGTAGCTCGCCACCTCCTCGCGCGGCTTGAGCTCCTGGGCCCGCTTTAGCAGCGGCAGCGCTTCCGTGAACTTGGACTGGCGGACCAGAAGCTGGGCGTGCCGGACGCGGGCATCGGCCTCGAATCCCTCCAGACCCTCGGCCCGCTCGAGATAGAAAGCCGCCTTCTCGAACTCCCCCGTCTTCGCGAATTGCTGCGCCAGGAGCATCAGGGCCTCCCCGTCGAGCGGGTTGAGGGCGAGGATCTCCTCGAGGATCTTCGCCGACTCCTGTCCCGATCCGCTCGTCGCGGCAATACGGGCTTGCAGCTTGAGGTTCCGACTTTTCTGCTCGTCCGACAAACTCTCGCCGAACCGTTCCTGAATTCTCGCCAGAATCCGCTTTGCGGCCTCGGTCGCGCCGCGGGCGGATAGGATCTCGGCGGATCGGAGGCCTCGTCCGGCATCGGTTTCACCTTCTTGCTCCAGCGCCCGAAGGTAGGCCCGGGCGGCCAAATCGAGCAGAGACTCGTTGACATAGAGGTCGCCGAGGGTATAGAGCATTTCCGCGTCGGCATGGCCGAGGCGAGTGAGCATCTCGTAGTTTTCGGCCGCCTTGAGCGGCTCCTTCAGGCCCAGGTAGGCGCTCGCCTGCAGCTGCCAGAGGTCGGCCCGGTCGGGATATTTTTCGATCAGCTCGCCACACATTGCAACGGCCTCGGCGAGCTTCTGCTCGCGGAAGAGGCAGCGCACGAGGCCCACCTTCCAGTCCAACGAATCGGGTTGGAGAAGAAGCGCCTGGCGGTAGGCGGACTCCGCCGCCAGGAAATCCTCCTGGGCGGAGTAAGCCTGTCCCAGCAGTCCGTAGCTGAGGGCGTCGCCGCCGCCCAGCTCGATCATCCGCGTGAACGCCTTGATGGCGTCCGCCGTGTTTCCCAAACGCACGCAGACCAGACCGAGGTTCTTGTACGCCCTCAGGAAGCTCGGGAACTTCTCCACCGCTCGCCGGTAGTGCTTCTCGGCCTCGTCGGGCTGATCGAGCTGAAAATGAATGTTCCCCAAGGTGAAATCCAGCAGGGCGCTGGAGGCCGGAGTCGTCGCGGCAGCGAGCTGCTCCGCCGCCTTGGCCAGATTGCCCGAAAGAAGAGGGATGATTTTTTCCAGGACGGCGCGCTCCTCGGGCGAGAGGCGGGGCTCAACCTCGGCGAGGACTCCGTAGGTTCCCAGGAACTGCTTCTGGAATTCCGGGCTTTTCCACGGGTCCTCGCCGGCGAGCGCCGGGACGGCCCCAAGGACGAGCGTTAGCAGGGCGAGCCTTGCCGGGATCCGTCTGAATCGAAGCACGCCTATCCCACCGAAAAGCGCAAGGGAACGCGCATCTTGCACCGGACTTTTTGGCCCCCCTTCACCGCCGGCTCGAACTTCCATTGCCGGACCGCGGCGAGAGCGGGTGGATCGAATTCGGGATTCGAAGACTTCTCCACTTTCGGATCCAGGACCCTTCCTTGCTCATCCACCACGAAAAGAACGTAGACGCTTCCCTCGACCTTCCGGCGGCGCAGCTCGACCGGATAGGACGGCGGAGCCTGGACGAGAGGGCGCGGCTTCTGATCGAGCTCGGCCAGCGCGAAGAGGTCCGGGCCGTTCTCCTTCACGGCCTTTCCCACGCCGCCGATCTGGCCTCCCGAGGCGAGGTCCCCACCCTCGGAGAGAAATCCCGAGGCCCCGCCGGCCGAGGGGTTCATCAAGTCCTCCATGGCGCTCAAGCTGAGGGCGTCCAGGGCAGGAACCGCCGGGCCCGCGTTTTCCAATTTCTCCAGCTCCTTCAAGTCCGGCACTGCTTCATCGCGCTCGAGAGGGGTTTCTGCCTTCGGCTCGTCCGCCGGCGGGTTCTCTTCTTTCTTGGTCTTCGCGTCCTTGGCTTTCGCAGGGTCCTCCGGCGCGAGGAGGTCGACCTCCTGCACCCGGGCCTTCTTGTCGCTGCCCGCGGGCTTGTGGAACAAGAGTCCGCCGAACAGGATCACCGCCAGGTGAAACATCACGGCGGCCAGGAGCCCGAGAATGGTTTTCTTCATTTCTTCTCCGTTGAGATGCCCACTTTGGCGATGCCGATCTTGCGCACCTCGTCCAGCACGGCAACGACGACCCGGAAGTCGGCGCCGGCGTCGCCGTTGATGATCACCTTGGGGTCCTTCTCGCCGGACTTGAAAGTCTGCAGCCGGAACGGGAGCTGCTGGAGCGTGATCTTCTCCTTGTTAAAGAAGACATCCCCTTTGCCGTTCACGCTCAGGGTCAGCGCCTTGCTCTGCTGCGCCGGCTCGACCAGCGCCGCCGCGGAGGAGGCGCCGGGGAGCGCCACCTGGACTCCCTGGTTCTTGGTCATGGAGAGGGAGACCATGACGAAGGTGGCCAGCAGGAAGAAGATGATGTCGATCAGGGGGATGATCTCGATCCGCGCCCGCCGGCCGGCTCCTCCTCCGCCATGCATCGAGGCCTCCTCAGGACGCCACGGCGCTCGGGAGGCTCAGGGTCTCCCGATGCGGCTGGAGGAGAAGCTCCAGGCGCGTGGCGGCGGCGTCGAGCTCGTGACGCGCCCCCTCTACCCGGCTGTTGAGATAGTTGAACGGAATGAGCGCCATGATGGCGATGCCGAGACCGAAGGCGGTGGCGATCAGCGCTTCGGCGATCCCGCCGGTGATGGCGGAGGGAGCGCTGAGCTCCCCGCCGATGAGGGAGAAGGAGCTCATCATCCCCGTGACGGTCCCGAGCAGTCCCAGCAGGGGCGCCAGGGTGATGACCGTGTCCAGGATGGGAA from Candidatus Polarisedimenticolia bacterium encodes the following:
- a CDS encoding CHAD domain-containing protein, which codes for MSPVAPPRDSSLSRRRLRRLLGSRSATVLRQIAKVRASSDPDAIHDLRVATRRLQEALDFFEPCLPARARRRLARRARRIRRALGEIRNADVTLKMVSLLRSEWGPESSRMLHQLRDRLRSETAALRRKATGRQGVPVAGARKRSRALLAGLDGRREFELAPRARRVLELRVGEVLGRLPPARTGDAEALHRLRLAVKSYRYALEILEDLGWRGARPGIATARKVQEELGRIHDLDVLSELVRRIPSAGAEELIERIARDRRLRLASFRKVLGDFRPDDVRADFAGAGLPDR
- a CDS encoding RNA polymerase sigma factor RpoD/SigA produces the protein MAGHSTLDSSWAPWYLRAVRDAEEPSAASDREAQASWDLVRSHLFFVVRVAKQYRHRGLPLEDLVSEGNLGLIEAARRFDPDRGVRFISWSVWWIRKAMRSALDRHSSLVRVPDHLLRDLRVVEGAARKLSERLARRADRGEIARETGLPPSAVERLQVIGGSDASLEESAGFREGRTLADRLSADSRTDPEQLFLRGQERALVSGALFRLAEKERRVVALRFGLDGEEALTLKETGHRLGLSHERVRQIESCAKARLLRILLRQRAGGDSRPASRRAGARRPAAGSRAAGAGRAASRERAPGRSGRSGDRMVRN
- a CDS encoding tetratricopeptide repeat protein, whose amino-acid sequence is MLRFRRIPARLALLTLVLGAVPALAGEDPWKSPEFQKQFLGTYGVLAEVEPRLSPEERAVLEKIIPLLSGNLAKAAEQLAAATTPASSALLDFTLGNIHFQLDQPDEAEKHYRRAVEKFPSFLRAYKNLGLVCVRLGNTADAIKAFTRMIELGGGDALSYGLLGQAYSAQEDFLAAESAYRQALLLQPDSLDWKVGLVRCLFREQKLAEAVAMCGELIEKYPDRADLWQLQASAYLGLKEPLKAAENYEMLTRLGHADAEMLYTLGDLYVNESLLDLAARAYLRALEQEGETDAGRGLRSAEILSARGATEAAKRILARIQERFGESLSDEQKSRNLKLQARIAATSGSGQESAKILEEILALNPLDGEALMLLAQQFAKTGEFEKAAFYLERAEGLEGFEADARVRHAQLLVRQSKFTEALPLLKRAQELKPREEVASYLEQVERAARSQR
- a CDS encoding biopolymer transporter ExbD, which codes for MHGGGGAGRRARIEIIPLIDIIFFLLATFVMVSLSMTKNQGVQVALPGASSAAALVEPAQQSKALTLSVNGKGDVFFNKEKITLQQLPFRLQTFKSGEKDPKVIINGDAGADFRVVVAVLDEVRKIGIAKVGISTEKK
- a CDS encoding thymidylate kinase gives rise to the protein MRSIRPGKSYFAHGLPYTDIARLNGTLLTLEGTDGVGRSVQVKMLKEWLEVQGYGVIETGWTRSELMSETIGAAKAGHNLNELTFSLLYATDFADRLEKIVIPALRSGFVVIADRYMYTAFARSVVRGADPAWIRNVFGFALVPDLTLYLKIDVDTLIPRILRSRGMDYWEAGMDLHFGSDLFESFRKYQWRLIREYNRMASEFGFVTVNAAVSMDEIQARIRRKVQALLEQRKIQTLTEGIETLRPLLFEPEVSRRRPIRESRASRAAPADHAPAP
- a CDS encoding uroporphyrinogen-III synthase, whose protein sequence is MSASGPAGLPLSGRRILVTRSPEQAGALSDLLQASGAEAVEISLIRFEPPDSWEPADRAIEALEEFSLVLFTSANAVDCFLRRIEERGADPRRLARVELAAVGPKTAERLLRRGFEVSRLPERFQAEGLLEALRGRTIRGARILIPRAQEARELLVEALERRGASVSVAPVYRTRAAEENRQALRAALEKGVDMVTFTASSTVLHFLDLAGPSRGVPGGFRVACIGPVTAACARSRGLVPDVVPPRSTIPDLADAIVEYYSPSSP
- a CDS encoding energy transducer TonB, with amino-acid sequence MKKTILGLLAAVMFHLAVILFGGLLFHKPAGSDKKARVQEVDLLAPEDPAKAKDAKTKKEENPPADEPKAETPLERDEAVPDLKELEKLENAGPAVPALDALSLSAMEDLMNPSAGGASGFLSEGGDLASGGQIGGVGKAVKENGPDLFALAELDQKPRPLVQAPPSYPVELRRRKVEGSVYVLFVVDEQGRVLDPKVEKSSNPEFDPPALAAVRQWKFEPAVKGGQKVRCKMRVPLRFSVG
- the tmk gene encoding dTMP kinase, translating into MPSGKRSALRKGRLIVVEGIDGSGKSTQIKLLQKWLEARGQQAFFTEWNSSALVRQATKRGKKKNLLTPTTFSLLHATDFADRLTYHIIPYLKAGMTVLADRYVYTAFARDIARGVDAAWVRDLYSFAVEPDAVFYFRVPMNIAVERILGTRAKIKFYEAGMDLGLSRDPVESFRLFQGRVLAEYDRMAPEYRFQVIDGTRSIDSQQQKVRGIVARLYDQAPEMERR